In the genome of Taurinivorans muris, one region contains:
- a CDS encoding DsbA family protein, with protein MRKFFITTLLAMALLSNLVISTAFSATAADKEAFKAMLIEVLKENPEILFDIMKENDSKFIQTITSASESARVNELEAKWQQDKKIVKNFTTEKRPMLGDKNAPNTLYVFSDFLCTYCQKTAGTVETFIKQHKDVKLVFKAYPKNDDSKIALRWFYLMNQKDSQKAWQLHDTVFVHQQAYAANPLQVLKEIVRQQGYDPESIAKEAESKKAELDALINEDISEAKQYQVTGTPYLFINNLVLVGTQNLTTLESALKFSLK; from the coding sequence ATGAGAAAATTTTTCATCACCACGCTTTTGGCAATGGCTTTATTGTCAAATCTTGTCATATCAACGGCTTTTTCAGCAACTGCGGCGGACAAAGAAGCGTTTAAAGCCATGCTCATCGAAGTATTGAAAGAAAATCCGGAAATTCTTTTTGACATCATGAAAGAGAACGACAGCAAATTCATCCAGACCATAACGTCCGCCTCCGAATCCGCCCGTGTCAATGAATTAGAGGCAAAATGGCAGCAGGATAAAAAAATCGTAAAGAATTTTACGACCGAAAAACGCCCCATGCTCGGCGATAAAAACGCGCCCAACACCTTGTATGTTTTTTCTGATTTCTTATGCACCTATTGCCAAAAAACCGCCGGTACCGTCGAAACGTTCATCAAACAACACAAAGACGTAAAATTGGTTTTCAAAGCCTACCCCAAAAATGACGACAGCAAAATCGCCCTGCGCTGGTTCTATTTGATGAATCAAAAAGACAGCCAAAAAGCATGGCAATTGCACGATACGGTTTTTGTCCATCAACAAGCCTATGCCGCAAATCCTTTGCAAGTCCTCAAAGAAATCGTCCGCCAGCAAGGCTATGATCCGGAAAGCATAGCCAAGGAAGCGGAAAGCAAAAAAGCCGAACTGGACGCCCTTATCAACGAAGATATCAGCGAAGCGAAACAATACCAGGTAACAGGAACACCGTACTTGTTCATTAATAATCTCGTGCTCGTCGGAACGCAAAATTTAACCACTTTGGAAAGTGCTTTGAAGTTTTCTTTAAAATAA
- a CDS encoding histone-lysine N-methyltransferase produces MSIIYKKSASRTLLMEEREHPQLYREVFPYSKIGRIEFDDVTIPPRPANPFFITDTTFRDGQQARPPYSVKQIARMFDLLHKLGGKSGLIQASEFFMYSQKDRKAIDTCRARGYRFPRITGWIRANIDDLKIARDMEFDEVGMLTSVSDYHLYLKLGKNRTTAMNDYLKLVEQALAWGIVPRCHFEDITRADIYGFCLPFAGKLMELSKQASMPVKIRLCDTMGFGVPYGGAALPRSVQRIVRAFTDEAGVPGEWLEWHGHNDFHKVLVNGVTAWLYGCGAVNGALLGFGERTGNTPIEALVIEYISLTGQDEAADTAVISEIAEFFENELEYKIPPNYPFVGAEFNATAAGVHIDGLAKNEEIYNIFDTKTILGRPVPIIITDKAGKAGVAYWVNHHFKLEGENQISKQHPAIGKLYNEIMKAYEEGRNTSFSTQEMLVLTKRYLPELFVTELQKIKRLAGRLAAHIITKLAGVCVAESGNEETIKAMNLFVEQYPFIQFLTLNNIKGELLEAVITDPSYQEKYGNLPKKGYDYSGREWFKAPISTGKLHISDLYQSQYTGKLIITVSMAVTNENDDITGVISADIQLEEILIREAELEAAERAENMEE; encoded by the coding sequence ATGTCCATTATTTATAAAAAAAGCGCTTCCAGAACTCTCTTAATGGAAGAGCGTGAACACCCACAGCTTTACCGCGAAGTATTCCCTTATTCCAAAATCGGCCGCATCGAATTTGATGATGTCACCATTCCTCCCCGTCCCGCCAATCCTTTTTTCATTACAGACACAACATTCCGTGACGGGCAGCAAGCGCGCCCGCCTTACAGCGTAAAGCAGATAGCGCGCATGTTCGATTTGCTGCATAAATTAGGCGGAAAAAGCGGACTCATACAAGCCTCCGAATTTTTCATGTATTCCCAAAAAGACAGAAAAGCCATCGATACCTGCCGGGCGAGAGGATACCGTTTTCCGCGTATAACAGGCTGGATAAGGGCGAATATCGATGATTTGAAAATCGCCCGGGATATGGAATTCGATGAAGTGGGCATGCTGACCAGTGTTTCCGATTACCACCTTTATCTGAAGCTCGGCAAAAACCGAACAACAGCCATGAATGATTATTTAAAGCTTGTGGAACAAGCCCTTGCATGGGGCATTGTACCTCGCTGCCACTTTGAAGACATCACAAGGGCGGATATTTACGGCTTTTGCCTTCCTTTTGCAGGTAAACTCATGGAATTGTCAAAGCAGGCATCCATGCCCGTCAAAATCAGATTATGCGATACCATGGGCTTTGGCGTTCCTTATGGCGGAGCGGCGCTTCCCCGTTCCGTTCAGCGCATTGTGCGCGCGTTTACGGATGAGGCGGGCGTTCCCGGAGAATGGCTTGAATGGCATGGACACAATGATTTCCATAAAGTCCTTGTCAACGGAGTGACGGCTTGGCTCTACGGCTGCGGAGCCGTAAACGGAGCATTGCTCGGCTTCGGCGAAAGAACAGGCAACACGCCCATCGAAGCCCTTGTCATAGAATATATTTCCTTAACAGGACAGGACGAAGCAGCAGATACGGCAGTCATTTCCGAAATCGCCGAATTTTTTGAAAATGAACTTGAATATAAAATTCCGCCGAACTATCCTTTTGTGGGGGCGGAATTTAACGCGACGGCAGCAGGCGTGCATATTGACGGTTTGGCAAAAAATGAGGAAATTTACAATATTTTCGATACGAAAACGATTTTGGGACGTCCTGTTCCGATTATCATTACGGATAAAGCGGGCAAAGCGGGCGTCGCCTATTGGGTGAACCACCACTTCAAACTGGAAGGGGAAAACCAAATCAGCAAACAGCACCCAGCCATAGGCAAGCTTTACAATGAAATCATGAAAGCCTATGAAGAAGGACGCAACACATCATTCTCCACGCAAGAAATGCTTGTGCTGACCAAACGGTACCTGCCGGAACTTTTTGTGACAGAACTGCAAAAAATCAAACGCCTCGCAGGCCGCCTTGCAGCCCATATCATTACGAAGCTTGCCGGCGTCTGCGTCGCCGAAAGCGGAAACGAAGAAACAATCAAAGCCATGAACCTTTTTGTCGAACAGTATCCGTTCATTCAATTCCTGACTCTGAACAATATCAAAGGGGAGCTTTTGGAAGCAGTCATCACTGATCCGAGCTATCAGGAAAAATACGGCAATTTACCGAAAAAAGGTTATGACTATTCCGGCCGTGAATGGTTTAAAGCGCCTATCAGCACAGGTAAGCTGCACATCAGCGATTTATACCAATCCCAATACACAGGCAAACTGATCATCACCGTTTCCATGGCGGTCACCAACGAAAACGACGATATCACGGGCGTCATCTCGGCGGATATACAACTGGAAGAAATCCTTATCCGTGAAGCCGAACTTGAAGCGGCAGAACGGGCGGAGAACATGGAAGAATAA
- a CDS encoding CGGC domain-containing protein, translated as MKKLGIIRCQQTEDMCPGTRDFTTAKEGSGSLAESGIGQCEVVGFVSCGGCPGKKAVTRAAMLKERGAEVIMLASCIGKGTPIGFPCPNKGLMVKAIKAKLGEDFPVLEYSHEASAKKC; from the coding sequence ATGAAAAAATTAGGTATTATTCGTTGCCAGCAGACAGAGGATATGTGTCCCGGAACACGGGATTTCACAACAGCGAAAGAAGGGTCTGGATCTCTTGCGGAAAGCGGTATCGGTCAATGTGAGGTTGTCGGTTTTGTGAGCTGCGGCGGCTGTCCGGGCAAAAAAGCCGTGACACGCGCTGCAATGCTTAAAGAACGCGGTGCGGAAGTCATTATGCTTGCTTCCTGTATCGGAAAAGGAACTCCCATCGGTTTTCCCTGTCCCAATAAAGGGCTTATGGTCAAAGCCATTAAAGCGAAACTTGGCGAGGATTTTCCCGTGCTTGAATACAGCCATGAAGCTTCTGCGAAAAAATGCTGA
- the qrcD gene encoding menaquinone reductase integral membrane subunit QrcD — protein MDYSKPIDNALFPKGCERCSFTQFSLFMLIPTALLIWGVIAAFVVLYQGLGTTGLDDKFGFGLWITLDLAVIALGAGAFFTGLLRYILNIDELKNIVSFTAVVGFLCYTGAMLILVLDIGQPIRAWFGYWYPNVHSMLTEVIFCITCYCIVLIIEYIPLILEQRLFEKNTFIQHLAHNFHVYMPLFAGIGAFLSTFHQGSLGGMYGVLFGRPYIFRDGFFIWPWTFFLYLLSAVSAGPMFSVLMVTLMEKITSKKLVSWKIKQLMGKIGGTMLIVYTIGKFLDSYAWVNDILPRSGLTFEQMFTGFVYSSVWFYAEHIALVIGIVCMALPALRKIPAFFYLGCFVTCFSIVLNRFVMTVQALGIPVMPFEEWRWYWANWAEWGAFALVLGYAIITIAVTYRYCPLFPQEAELNKK, from the coding sequence ATGGATTATAGCAAACCAATAGATAATGCCCTTTTTCCTAAAGGGTGTGAACGCTGCTCTTTTACGCAATTCTCCCTTTTTATGCTGATTCCGACCGCATTGCTCATTTGGGGTGTTATTGCCGCTTTTGTTGTTTTATATCAAGGTCTCGGCACAACCGGTCTTGATGACAAATTCGGTTTCGGCTTATGGATCACTTTGGACCTTGCGGTCATCGCCCTTGGGGCAGGAGCTTTCTTTACCGGCCTGCTCCGTTATATTTTGAACATCGACGAACTCAAAAACATCGTAAGCTTTACGGCTGTTGTCGGTTTTCTCTGCTATACGGGCGCAATGCTCATCTTGGTGCTCGATATCGGACAGCCGATCCGCGCGTGGTTCGGTTACTGGTATCCGAACGTCCACTCCATGCTTACGGAAGTTATTTTCTGTATCACCTGCTACTGCATTGTTCTTATCATTGAATACATTCCCCTTATTCTTGAACAACGCTTATTTGAAAAAAATACATTCATCCAACACCTTGCCCACAATTTCCACGTGTATATGCCTCTTTTTGCCGGTATCGGAGCGTTCCTCTCCACATTCCACCAGGGCAGTCTGGGCGGCATGTACGGCGTGCTTTTCGGACGTCCCTATATTTTCCGCGACGGTTTCTTCATTTGGCCTTGGACTTTCTTCCTCTATCTTCTTTCTGCCGTAAGCGCCGGTCCGATGTTCTCCGTCCTTATGGTCACCCTTATGGAAAAAATCACCAGCAAAAAACTCGTTTCCTGGAAAATAAAACAATTGATGGGCAAAATCGGCGGAACAATGCTTATTGTCTACACAATCGGCAAATTCCTCGATTCCTACGCATGGGTGAATGATATTCTCCCAAGAAGCGGACTGACCTTTGAACAGATGTTTACCGGCTTTGTTTACAGTTCCGTATGGTTCTATGCCGAACACATCGCCCTTGTCATCGGCATTGTCTGCATGGCTTTGCCTGCTCTCAGAAAAATTCCGGCATTTTTCTACTTAGGCTGTTTTGTTACTTGCTTCAGCATTGTTCTCAACCGCTTTGTCATGACAGTACAAGCCCTCGGCATTCCTGTCATGCCTTTTGAGGAATGGCGCTGGTATTGGGCAAACTGGGCTGAATGGGGAGCGTTCGCCCTTGTCCTCGGTTACGCCATTATCACCATTGCCGTAACGTACCGTTACTGCCCGCTCTTCCCGCAAGAAGCGGAACTCAATAAGAAATAA
- the qrcC gene encoding menaquinone reductase iron-sulfur cluster-binding subunit QrcC — protein MAHFKDFAVRYGMVIDLDKCTGCGACMMSCQAENNVAPQEDAGNKLRALNWLKVYRLSNNKEYPEHETVFLPRPCMQCGNPSCVTVCPVVATDKNEEGGIVSQVTPRCIGCRYCMASCPYHARYFNWFDPYWPGDLKEALSPDVSTRPRGVVEKCSFCHQRLMKAKDKAIANGEDPLALPEEAYQTACTEACPNGAIVFGDLNNPEHRVYELKQSPYAFRLLERLGTDPQVYYMSKREWVRRLGDNYLGHEETGSPERVLLNNSH, from the coding sequence ATGGCACATTTTAAAGATTTCGCTGTCCGCTATGGCATGGTTATCGACCTTGACAAATGCACAGGCTGTGGTGCATGCATGATGTCTTGCCAAGCCGAAAATAATGTTGCGCCGCAGGAAGACGCCGGCAATAAGCTCCGCGCTTTAAACTGGCTCAAAGTATACAGACTTTCCAATAACAAAGAATACCCGGAACATGAAACCGTGTTCCTCCCCCGCCCTTGCATGCAGTGCGGCAATCCTTCCTGCGTTACTGTCTGCCCGGTTGTGGCGACAGATAAAAACGAAGAAGGCGGCATTGTGAGCCAAGTCACCCCCCGCTGCATCGGCTGCCGTTACTGTATGGCGAGCTGCCCTTATCATGCACGGTATTTCAACTGGTTCGACCCTTATTGGCCCGGTGATTTAAAAGAAGCCCTTAGTCCCGACGTATCCACCCGTCCCCGCGGCGTTGTCGAAAAATGCAGTTTCTGCCACCAACGCCTCATGAAAGCTAAGGATAAGGCTATCGCCAACGGCGAAGACCCTCTCGCGCTCCCGGAAGAAGCATACCAAACCGCTTGCACGGAAGCCTGCCCTAACGGAGCTATTGTTTTTGGAGACCTCAACAATCCCGAACACCGTGTTTACGAACTCAAGCAGAGCCCTTACGCATTCCGCCTGCTCGAACGCCTGGGCACCGACCCTCAGGTTTACTACATGAGCAAACGGGAATGGGTGCGCCGTTTGGGTGACAACTACCTTGGACATGAAGAAACGGGCAGTCCCGAACGGGTTCTTCTCAATAACTCTCACTAG
- the qrcB gene encoding menaquinone reductase molybdopterin-binding-like subunit QrcB — protein sequence MQRRGFLKFALGGTVGLAASPAIWTTLYDLAYWTQNWGWIPRLQNGEDLSVATVSKLDGTPLKVRVVDGRVINTSGNKDNAYSAGGLTPLAASEAQLLYAESRIKRPLKRGPDGGYAYTSWEDAESILKEKTRNAQGSLAFLTSDSSSSLNDIFSAFTAENGSRDFFFMPSDEQAAAVAWNTVGGSGSLGYDIANSDCILAVGANFMDSWGTVAHNRAVFKETHPTGENAEQAIYYAGAMQNNTAVVADTWLPVKPGTEEIFLGAVLSELIKNNIMADSSLSALASRYSIEEAGKACGTDTEQMKKLVSALKNANRPLVFAGTTEGQSLGSTVHMLAIAINAVLGRINQDGGMVALPEREPLLPSAQRYSDIFARNFVAYSMQIANGMANAPKLLFINDANPVYALSKDAQVKECLAKIDYTVCFAAHWNETCAECDLVLPAAHGLERFDDVYTPYGSGNINWTLAKPVTAPRYQARPVGELILALADELGLSLGVNDIPSLLEMRANALHADFKEYLESGDTYQEAFHDFSVPTLNFMPLHSKQAKAPLSEIALHTYINSAAGNPSTGIPPYANRAITEYQLQDGLCVAQMNKATAQKLGLADKQKAVLETKNGSMPVLVRFYEGVMPDVVAVMAGLGHTGFDRFSVNKGNNILEITQIDMEAGSDLPVWLSAVNVVKG from the coding sequence ATGCAAAGACGTGGATTTTTAAAATTTGCTCTTGGTGGAACAGTAGGTCTTGCAGCCTCTCCAGCAATTTGGACAACCCTTTATGACCTTGCCTATTGGACGCAAAACTGGGGCTGGATACCCCGCCTGCAAAACGGTGAAGATTTATCTGTTGCCACTGTTTCCAAACTTGACGGAACACCGCTGAAAGTCCGTGTTGTGGACGGAAGGGTTATCAACACAAGCGGAAACAAAGACAATGCCTATTCCGCCGGCGGGCTTACTCCTCTGGCAGCTTCAGAAGCACAGCTCCTTTACGCGGAATCTCGCATAAAACGTCCGTTAAAGCGCGGGCCTGACGGCGGTTACGCCTATACATCATGGGAAGATGCCGAAAGCATTCTCAAGGAAAAAACACGGAACGCACAAGGAAGTCTGGCTTTTTTAACTTCTGACAGCTCTTCTTCTTTAAACGATATTTTTTCAGCTTTTACCGCAGAAAACGGATCCCGGGATTTCTTCTTCATGCCGAGCGATGAACAAGCCGCCGCCGTTGCTTGGAATACGGTTGGCGGTTCCGGCAGCTTAGGCTATGACATTGCAAACAGCGACTGCATTTTGGCTGTCGGAGCGAATTTCATGGACAGCTGGGGAACAGTTGCCCACAACAGGGCTGTGTTCAAAGAAACGCACCCGACCGGAGAAAATGCGGAGCAAGCCATTTATTATGCGGGAGCGATGCAAAATAACACCGCCGTTGTCGCAGACACATGGCTTCCGGTAAAACCCGGCACTGAAGAAATTTTCCTCGGCGCTGTTCTTTCCGAACTCATCAAAAATAATATCATGGCTGATTCGAGCCTTTCCGCTCTTGCAAGCCGTTACAGCATCGAAGAGGCAGGCAAAGCCTGCGGAACCGATACGGAACAAATGAAAAAACTTGTTTCCGCTCTCAAAAACGCAAACCGTCCTCTTGTTTTTGCAGGAACAACGGAAGGACAAAGCTTAGGTTCAACTGTGCACATGCTCGCCATCGCCATCAACGCCGTTCTCGGACGCATAAATCAAGACGGCGGCATGGTGGCCTTGCCTGAAAGAGAACCGCTTTTACCCTCCGCACAGCGCTATTCCGATATTTTTGCGCGCAATTTTGTCGCCTATTCCATGCAAATCGCAAACGGCATGGCAAATGCGCCTAAACTGCTTTTCATCAATGACGCAAACCCTGTTTATGCGCTTTCAAAAGACGCGCAAGTAAAGGAATGCCTTGCAAAAATCGATTATACGGTTTGCTTTGCGGCCCATTGGAACGAAACCTGTGCGGAATGCGACCTCGTTCTTCCGGCAGCCCATGGCTTGGAACGTTTTGACGATGTTTACACTCCATACGGCTCCGGAAATATCAACTGGACACTTGCAAAACCCGTGACAGCCCCCCGCTACCAAGCACGTCCTGTCGGCGAACTCATCCTCGCCCTTGCGGACGAACTCGGGCTTTCCTTAGGCGTGAACGATATTCCGTCCCTGCTTGAAATGCGTGCCAACGCCCTGCATGCGGATTTCAAAGAATATCTTGAAAGCGGTGACACATATCAGGAAGCTTTCCATGATTTTTCCGTTCCAACGCTCAATTTCATGCCTCTTCACAGCAAACAGGCCAAAGCGCCTCTTTCCGAAATCGCTCTTCATACTTATATAAACTCTGCGGCAGGCAATCCAAGCACCGGCATTCCTCCTTATGCGAACAGAGCCATTACGGAGTACCAGCTGCAAGACGGTCTGTGCGTTGCGCAAATGAATAAGGCGACAGCTCAAAAACTCGGACTTGCCGACAAACAAAAAGCCGTGCTTGAAACGAAAAACGGCAGTATGCCCGTTCTTGTGCGGTTCTATGAAGGCGTCATGCCTGATGTCGTTGCTGTCATGGCGGGACTCGGACATACCGGATTCGACAGATTTTCAGTAAACAAGGGAAACAATATCTTAGAAATCACCCAAATAGATATGGAAGCAGGCTCCGACCTACCTGTATGGCTGAGCGCTGTGAACGTGGTGAAGGGGTAA
- the qrcA gene encoding menaquinone reductase multiheme cytochrome c subunit QrcA: MEDKSKEVKPAKKCCGCGFGPFLVGLVLALVIGWSVIPAIKLEEKKQPIQFNHVVHIENAGMACEECHFIREDGSFNGLPNTASCAACHEEAVSESAEEKRFIDEYVKKGREIRNEWLVYQKQPDNVFFSHAVHSLERCANCHTEFETTQQFCNICHLDVASTTTPPVYKENRISTYSVNTMKMPECEACHANPGHYGTTNASNACFVCHK; the protein is encoded by the coding sequence ATGGAGGACAAAAGTAAAGAAGTAAAACCTGCAAAAAAATGTTGCGGGTGTGGCTTTGGACCTTTTCTTGTTGGTCTTGTTTTAGCTCTTGTAATTGGTTGGTCTGTCATTCCCGCAATCAAGCTCGAAGAAAAGAAACAGCCTATTCAATTCAATCACGTAGTGCATATTGAAAATGCAGGCATGGCTTGCGAAGAATGCCACTTTATCAGGGAAGACGGTTCATTTAACGGTTTGCCGAACACCGCTTCCTGTGCGGCTTGCCATGAGGAAGCTGTTTCAGAAAGCGCGGAAGAGAAACGTTTTATTGATGAATATGTCAAAAAAGGCAGAGAAATCCGCAACGAATGGCTTGTTTACCAAAAACAGCCCGACAACGTGTTCTTCAGCCACGCGGTCCATTCTTTAGAGCGCTGTGCAAATTGCCATACGGAGTTTGAAACGACGCAGCAATTCTGCAATATTTGCCACCTTGATGTCGCTTCCACAACCACGCCTCCGGTATACAAAGAAAATAGAATTTCAACGTATTCTGTAAACACTATGAAAATGCCTGAATGTGAAGCTTGTCACGCAAATCCGGGACACTATGGAACAACCAACGCAAGCAATGCTTGTTTTGTGTGCCATAAATAA
- a CDS encoding L-serine ammonia-lyase, iron-sulfur-dependent, subunit alpha produces MQCGRVLLQNMEKGLVAKDEFNYTLAWTIAGLDARMGGTGYTAMSNTGSGNQGIICTMAPMAAGEWRKESEEKIIRAVTLSNLINIYLDYRSHEYAHLSPECYCGGVAPSAAACGVAYLRGGSAEVLNAIVRTSLGNQAGIICDGAKPSCAFRAYTGLFATLHAMLLAEQGISTGPTEGIVHESADVTIDNIYRLQKETMNHTDEFVWKIKKEQKTIC; encoded by the coding sequence ATGCAGTGCGGCCGCGTTTTACTGCAAAACATGGAAAAAGGGCTTGTTGCCAAAGATGAATTCAATTATACATTGGCATGGACAATCGCAGGCCTTGACGCCCGCATGGGCGGTACCGGCTATACAGCGATGAGCAATACCGGCAGCGGCAACCAAGGCATTATCTGTACCATGGCTCCCATGGCTGCCGGAGAATGGAGAAAAGAATCCGAGGAAAAAATCATCCGTGCGGTAACCTTATCCAATCTAATCAACATTTATCTTGATTACCGTTCCCATGAATACGCACACCTATCGCCGGAATGCTATTGCGGCGGCGTTGCTCCTTCAGCCGCTGCCTGCGGGGTCGCATATTTGAGAGGCGGTTCAGCCGAGGTATTAAATGCTATTGTCCGCACATCGCTTGGCAACCAAGCCGGAATTATTTGCGACGGTGCAAAACCAAGCTGCGCATTCAGAGCTTATACGGGGCTTTTCGCAACCCTCCATGCCATGCTTTTAGCGGAACAAGGAATATCCACAGGTCCGACGGAAGGCATTGTCCATGAATCGGCCGATGTAACGATTGACAATATTTATCGTCTGCAAAAAGAAACAATGAACCATACGGATGAATTTGTTTGGAAAATAAAAAAAGAACAAAAAACCATTTGTTAA